A segment of the Vidua chalybeata isolate OUT-0048 unplaced genomic scaffold, bVidCha1 merged haplotype W_reject_6, whole genome shotgun sequence genome:
CCcccccccagagctccccacGCTtgtcccagaccccaaaccccccccggagccccccggagccccccggagccccccggaTCCCGCCGTTACCGGCGCGGGCAGCCCCCGCAGCAGCCGCGCCAGGCTCCGCGCGGCTCCGTAGGCGCGGTCCAGGCTGGGGCGCACTCGGGGGTCCCGGAGCAGCTCCCGCGCCCGCAGCACCGCGGCCGCCAGCGCCGCCTGGCCCCCGGCCACCTCCTGCGCGCGGGACCCCGCCTGGcgacaccggggggacaccgcGGGTCACACCGCGACATCGCCGCCAGcccgcccccagcccccttTTCTCCGCGGTTTTCCCCGGCTTTTTTCCCACCCCCCCGCTTCCCGTCGCGTTTCTCGCCGCGTTTCGCCGGATTTCAGCCCGGTTTGTCCCGTTTCTCCCGGTTCCGACCCGTTTTGCCCGCTTCATCTTCGTTTTCtccccaggtttttttttttttttttgcccgTTTGCCTCCGTTTCTCCCTGGTTTTCCACATTTCTCCCTGGTTTTCCCTCTGTCTCCACGCAGCCTCACTTCTCCCAATTCCTCCCATGCGTTTCCCCCCCATTTTGCCCCGTTTTCCCCGTGTTTCACCCCATTATTCCCAATTTCTCCCCCGttcacttcttttttcccagGTGTTCCCCGCTTCCCCCCGTTTCTCTCCCATTTCACCCCAACTCTGCCCCGTTTCCCCCCGAATTTTGCCCCCATTTCCCAGGgttcccccccatttttccccatttccctggatttttcccaatttcccagggtttctccccattcccctgggtttccccccatttttccccatttccccgGGTTCCTCCCggcttttccccatttcccgGGTTTTCCCCCCGTTCCCACTCACGTCCAGGCTCCGCCAGAGGTTGAAGTTGACGCCGGGGTCGGGGACAGCCACGGGCTCGGGGAGGTCACAGTGGGGGCCACACCCggcctgggggagggggggacacgGTGACACCCCCGCCACgacccccgagaccccccccacccccccaggGAGCCACTGCGGGGTCCCCGACCCCGACAGGGACCCCGTGGCCCCACCCGTGTCCCCACCCGTGTCCCCACCCGTGTCCCCAACCCCTCAAAGGTGTACAGCACCCTCAGGGTGTCCCCCCatgatgtccccgtgtcccccccatgATGTCCCCacgatgtccccgtgtcccccccatgatgtccccatgtcccccccatgatgtccccgtgtccccccacgatgtccccgtgtccccccaaGAGGTCCCCATGTGTCCACGGGGGtctcacccccccccccagccccaacTTGGTGTCACACCCCCCTAAATGTCCCCATgcccccccgatgtccccactCCCTgcaatgtccccatgtccccccgatgtccccacgcccccaatgtccccacatcccacactgtccccatgtccccaatgtccccaagccccccaatgtccccacatcccccaatgtccccatgtccccccgatgtccccacgcccccaatgtccccacgcccccaatgtccccacatcccacactgtccccacgccccccaatgtccccatgcccccaatgtccccactccccccaatgtccccacatcccacactgtccccacgccccccaatgtccccatgtcccccaatgtccccacacACCCCGCTGTCCCTGCACCCCATAATGTCCCTACGCCCCACAATGTCCCCAcaccccccatgtccccacatcccacaatgtccccatgtcccccaatgtccccacgcccccgatgtccccacatcccccaatgtccccacgccccccaatgtccccacgCCCCCCAATGTCCTCACGCCCCCCAATGTCCTCACGCCCCCGATGTCCCCACgccccccgatgtccccacatcccccagtgtccccatgtcccccaatgtccccatgtcccccagtgtccccactcCCTGcaatgtccccaagccccctgctgtccccacaccccCCGCTGTCCCTGCACCCCATAATGTCCCCACGCCCCCTCACCGCCCCCCGCTCGGCGTCGCGGGCCTCCAGGATGAAGCGTTCGATCACTCGGGGGTCACAGAGCGAGGGGGGGCCCTcgggggggggctgggggcgccccgggacccccaacagcagcagcagcagcgcgcACAGCCctggggggcgcggggggcgggggtCAGCGGCcgcgggggacacggggacatcccCGCGGGACGGGGGCTCGGGGACCGCGGGACCCCCGAatccccgggaccccccggccgcgggacccccgggacaccGGAGTGCCCCCCCTCACCTGAGTGCCCCCGCCCCCGGGAATGTCCCGGGATGTCGGGGACCCCCCGCCCACCCGGTGACCCCCGAGACACCGgggattccccccccccccccacccgtGTCCCTACCGGACACCTGAGCGTGCCAGACACACGTGGGGACCCCCAGACCCGCGGACCCTCCCGGCCACGCGGGTCCcgcaccccccccccctccccgagacCCCCCCGACCCCCGGCGGGTCCCCCCCGTTACCTGCGCACCCCCCCCGCGCCCGGTCCCGCCGCACACGTGGggtgtccccccctcccccgcaCACCTGGATCCCTCCCGCACACCTGGGTCACTCCCACCCCCCTCCCCGGGATGTCCGATCCCCCCCTCCCCCGACCCGAgcgacccccccccccggccccccccaCTCACCCGCCGCCCCCATCGCCGGCTGCTCATGGCACGGGGGTCCCTGGTGGCCCCGGGGCTGTGGCCGTCCCCGCGCCGCgtcccccggccccggccccggtTAATGTTTGATCCgaggggccgcggggccggaAGGGCccttggggggggggtttcCATCCGCTCCCCCCTCGCCCCCCCCAGACCGTCGAGGAAAAGGCCGCGCCGGCCGCCGCACGTCGGCCCCTGGCCACGGGccacccccggccccggccACGGCGCCGgcgaggcggggggggggacacgggggggacacggacacggggaggggggggtgggaatggggggacACGCGTGGGGGGACggcgggggggggacacgggagggacagggacggggggAGACGGGCACGGAGGtggggggacacggaggggacacggaggggacacggaggggacacgagggatgggggacacggggggggacagcggggacaaaaagggggtgacaggggatggggagcgaGCATGGAggtgtggggacacgggggggacacggggggggacagggtggggacacggggacaagGAGCCGGACACGCAGACGGGGGGAGCGGGGATGAGGGGACAGaagtggggacagggggacggggactggggacacacggggacagggatgggcacagggagggcgggatgggggggacacggggacagggatgggggacagggatgggcacagggacagcgggatggggggggacacggggacagtgtCCCGAGCACGGAGGTGTGGCACGGGGACAGCGGCGGGGGGCACAGGGAcgtggggatggggacagaggaggggacagcggccgggggacacgggggtgacacggAGGTGACACGGGGGGGTGGCAGAGTGGGCGTGGGGACGGCGACACCGGGATGGGGGG
Coding sequences within it:
- the EPO gene encoding erythropoietin, which translates into the protein MGAAGLCALLLLLLGVPGRPQPPPEGPPSLCDPRVIERFILEARDAERGAAGCGPHCDLPEPVAVPDPGVNFNLWRSLDAGSRAQEVAGGQAALAAAVLRARELLRDPRVRPSLDRAYGAARSLARLLRGLPAP